Proteins from one Juglans microcarpa x Juglans regia isolate MS1-56 chromosome 6S, Jm3101_v1.0, whole genome shotgun sequence genomic window:
- the LOC121236758 gene encoding probable LRR receptor-like serine/threonine-protein kinase At1g53430 has protein sequence MGFLISDKITYVLVLAISVLNCVTEFGTNAQPLAQNEVKALQAISTKLQNLNWRIDENFCHDTSVNISNIDGIETLSNVTCDCTLENGTVCGITSIQLKDLALSGVLPAEFGNLTNLIQLDLTRNYLNGSIPPSFAQLPLVNLSLLGNRLSGTIPKEIGDITSLEQLVLEDNQLSGPLPESLGKLSNLKRLILSANDFNSTIPEAFGNLKNLVDFRIDGSRISGKIPDFIGNWTELNRLDMQGTSMEGPIPSNISRLKNLTELRISDLQGSSIGFPDLQNLKKLKYLWLRNCLITGPIPDYIGELTALKELDLSFNRLSGPIPEQLGNLDLDYMFLTNNSLNGEVPTGILNSPNKLDISYNNFSGSPDVSCGVQSPVNLISSHSSLDSNSSRWCLQKDLPCSGKASYHSLFINCGGQEMSFEGNEYVDDLSKEGGSHFSSVSQKWAYSSTGVYMGKSEASYLATNTFSLNVSGPDFYQTARVSPLSLKYYGLCLRKGSYKVKLYFAEIMYSDDQKSSSLGKRIFDVSIQGKLVLEDFNIMEKAGGVGKGIKREFDALVNGSTLEIHLYWAGKGTTAIPDKGVYGPLISAISVTPNFDVTSGLSAGAIVGIVLASCVVFLLILVVLRTKGYLGGKDLEDKELRGLDLQTGFFTLRQIKAATSNFDPANKIGEGGFGPVYKGILSDGAVIAVKQLSSKSKQGNREFVTEIGMISALQHPNLVRLFGCCIEGNQLLLVYEYMENNSLARALFGREEQKLHLNWPTRNKICLGIARGLAYLHEESRLKIVHRDIKATNVLLDKDLNAKISDFGLAKLDEEENTHISTRIAGTIGYMAPEYAMRGYLTDKADVYSFGVVALEIVSGKSNTNYRPKEEFVYLLDWAYVLQEQGNLLELVDPSLGSSYSSEEAMRMLNLGLLCTNPSPTLRPLMSSVVSMLEGKIAVQTPIIKRSETNPDARFKAFEKLSQDSQTHISTWLHDSQMQRGMSMDGPWIDSSVSLQSKDETRDHSSSSKLLEEK, from the exons ATGGGATTCTTGATCTCAGATAAGATTACCTATGTTCTTGTTCTTGCCATTTCGGTTTTGAATTGCGTCACCGAGTTTGGAACAAACGCTCAACCTTTAGCACAGAATGAAG TGAAAGCTCTCCAAGCAATATCCACAAAATTACAGAACTTAAATTGGAGGATCGACGAGAATTTTTGTCATGATACAAGTGTCAACATATCCAATATCGACGGTATCGAAACTCTGAGCAATGTCACATGCGACTGCACTCTCGAAAATGGCACTGTTTGCGGAATCACGAGCAT cCAGCTGAAGGATCTTGCTCTAAGTGGAGTCCTACCGGCTGAATTCGGAAATCTTACTAATTTGATACAACT TGATCTCACTCGCAATTATCTCAATGGATCAATTCCTCCGAGTTTTGCTCAGCTCCCTCTTGTCAATCT GTCTCTTCTGGGAAACCGGCTAAGTGGTACAATTCCAAAGGAAATTGGTGACATTACTTCACTTGAGCAACT ggtCTTGGAAGATAATCAACTCAGTGGACCTCTTCCGGAAAGCCTTGGAAAATTGAGCAACTTGAAAAGACT CATTCTTTCTGCAAACGATTTTAACAGCACAATACCAGAAGCATTTGGCAACTTAAAGAACTTGGTAGATTT TAGAATCGATGGGAGCAGAATATCAGGGAAAATACCTGATTTTATTGGGAATTGGACGGAACTTAACAGACT TGATATGCAAGGCACGTCCATGGAGGGCCCCATCCCTTCTAACATATCCCGTTTGAAAAACTTAACTGAACT GAGGATATCTGATTTGCAAGGATCAAGTATTGGATTCCCTGAtttgcaaaatttgaaaaaattgaaatattt GTGGCTTAGAAATTGCTTAATCACTGGTCCAATCCCAGATTATATTGGAGAGTTGACAGCTTTGAAAGAATT aGACCTGAGCTTCAATCGTTTAAGTGGTCCAATTCCAGAGCAACTTGGGAACTTGGATCTAGATTACAT GTTTCTAACCAACAACTCATTGAATGGGGAAGTCCCAACTGGGATATTGAACAGCCCAAATAAGTT GGATATATCTTACAACAATTTTTCAGGGTCACCTGATGTTAGTTGCGGAGTACAGTCACCTGT GAACTTGATTTCCAGTCATTCATCTCTTGACAGCAATTC GAGTCGTTGGTGTTTGCAGAAGGACCTCCCATGTTCTGGAAAAGCAAGTT ATCATTCCTTGTTTATTAATTGTGGAGGGCAAGAGATGAGCTTTGAGGGGAATGAATATGTAGATGACTTAAGCAAAGAGGGCGGGTCGCACTTTAGTTCTGTTTCTCAAAAATGGGCTTATAGTAGTACAGGGGTTTACATGGGTAAGTCTGAGGCTTCCTACCTTGCAACGAATACATTTTCCTTGAATGTGAGTGGACCAGACTTCTACCAAACAGCCCGAGTTTCCCCTCTATCACTTAAGTACTATGGTCTTTGCTTGCGGAAGGGAAGCTACAAAGTAAAGCTCTACTTTGCTGAAATAATGTATTCTGATGATCAGAAATCTAGCAGTTTGGGGAAGCGCATATTTGATGTCTCAATTCAA GGGAAATTAGTTTTGGAGGATTTTAACATTATGGAGAAAGCTGGGGGTGTTGGTAAAGGCATCAAAAGGGAATTTGATGCTCTTGTTAATGGTAGTACTCTGGAGATTCATTTATACTGGGCAGGGAAAGGAACTACTGCCATTCCTGACAAAGGTGTCTATGGACCTCTAATTTCTGCCATTTCAGTGACACCTA ACTTTGACGTTACAAGTGGCCTATCTGCTGGAGCTATTGTTGGAATTGTACTTGCATCATGTGTGGTCTTTTTACTGATTTTGGTAGTTCTCAGAACGAAGGGTTACCTTGGGGGCAAAGACCTTGAAGATAAAG AACTACGTGGACTAGATCTACAAACAGGTTTTTTTACCTTAAGACAAATTAAAGCTGCGACCAGTAACTTTGACCCTGCAAATAAGATAGGTGAAGGAGGCTTTGGACCCGTTTACAAG GGTATACTATCAGATGGTGCTGTCATTGCTGTTAAGCAGCTATCCTCCAAATCGAAGCAAGGGAACCGTGAGTTCGTCACTGAGATAGGCATGATATCTGCATTACAACATCCCAATCTAGTGAGGCTTTTCGGATGCTGTATCGAAGGAAACCAGTTGTTACTTGTATATGAATACATGGAAAACAATAGTCTTGCCCGTGCTCTTTTTG GTCGTGAGGAGCAGAAGCTACACTTGAATTGGCCTACAAGGAATAAGATATGCCTGGGAATAGCAAGGGGATTAGCTTATCTCCATGAGGAATCGAGGTTGAAAATCGTCCACAGAGATATAAAAGCAACAAATGTTCTCCTTGATAAGGATCTAAATGCCAAGATATCTGACTTTGGTTTAGCTAAGCTTGATGAAGAAGAGAACACGCATATCAGCACACGAATTGCAGGAACAAT AGGTTATATGGCTCCCGAATACGCAATGAGGGGTTACTTGACTGACAAAGCAGATGTCTACAGCTTTGGAGTAGTTGCTTTGGAGATTGTTAGTGGGAAAAGCAACACAAATTACAGGCCAAAGGAAGAGTTCGTTTATCTTCTGGACTGG GCCTATGTCCTACAAGAGCAAGGGAACCTTCTAGAACTTGTGGATCCAAGTCTTGGGTCAAGCTACTCCTCTGAAGAGGCAATGAGAATGCTCAACTTGGGTCTCTTATGCACCAACCCCTCTCCCACTCTCAGGCCATTAATGTCTTCCGTTGTAAGTATGCTTGAAGGAAAAATTGCTGTTCAAACACCAATAATC
- the LOC121236757 gene encoding LOW QUALITY PROTEIN: probable leucine-rich repeat receptor-like serine/threonine-protein kinase At3g14840 (The sequence of the model RefSeq protein was modified relative to this genomic sequence to represent the inferred CDS: inserted 2 bases in 2 codons): MFLFRLLLASTIMTVCFATFASGALKLPDDEVQALAVIFNTLGKKDWGFSNPCNSTVPPSAVKEDTAAVNCSNCVVNGINESYRVVGIFLKRQKLSGILPPDLVKLPCLQDFDLAGNYLNGSIPSAWGSMQQLVNLSLYGNRVTGSIPRALANITTLKSLTVSFNQLYGNLPPELGSMSSIETLSLSSNNFTGELPPSFASLTSLTDFRISDNQFSGQIPSYIQNWKNLTKLFIQASGLKGPIPXLDLLGKLTDLRISDLNGSDVTFPIPIINVSQWEILILRNCNLTGPLPDQILLPADGKTEFKTLDLSFNSLSGVIPESFLHLNTVDHIYLTHNLLTGRIPAWILESRKNIDLSFNNFTIDKSNLSSSSCSQNKDRHINLFKSSSMGSETILSCSATSLPDCPQRSTGLHINCGGGKVTVNEGTVYDADTDKGGPSNFAGTQGQDWSFSSTGQFMSQKQDYILQNLTELISTDTTDPRLYMTARSSPLSLTYYAFCLVSGNYRVRLHFAEIVFTDDETYSSLGRRIFDVYIQGERVLKDFDIVKAAGGVRKPNIQSFNAVVTNSTLEIRFYWAGKGTTDIPSPGDYGPLISAISVDTNPSGGISVGAVVGIIVAGAFVIILFVVAILWWKGCLGQRSSATDHDLRDLDLKTGTFTLRQIKTATNNFDEANKIGEGGFGSVYKGLLSDGTMMAVKQLSSKSKQGNREFLNEIGMISALQHPHLVKLYGCCVEGNQLLLVYEYMENNSLARALFGPEEYQLQLDWPTRHRICVGIARGLAYLHEESRLKIVHRDIKSTNVLLDKNLNPKISDFGMAKLDEEDNTHISTRIAGTYGYMAPEYALHGYLTDKADVYSFGIVALEIVSGKTNTSHRPXGESLLLLDWALVLKEKGNLLDLADPRLGSNYNKEEVMRMINVALLCANVSASVRPTMSSVVSMLEGSAVIPELGPNLSTVDDEMKVKALWDHFQDKKESSRPGNSQTQSTVLTDDQFTGTSSTSAVDLYPINMDSSYLERRV, translated from the exons atgtttctTTTTCGACTTCTTCTTGCTTCAACCATCATGACCGTTTGCTTTGCAACGTTCGCTTCCGGAGCCCTTAAACTGCCCGATGATGAag TGCAAGCTTTGGCTGTCATATTCAATACGTTGGGGAAGAAGGACTGGGGCTTCTCTAACCCATGTAATAGTACTGTACCACCATCGGCCGTAAAAGAGGATACTGCTGCTGTTAACTGCAGCAACTGCGTCGTGAATGGCATTAACGAGTCATATCGCGTTGTGGGCAT ATTTCTCAAAAGACAGAAGCTATCAGGCATTCTTCCTCCAGATTTGGTGAAGTTACCTTGCCTACAAGACTT TGACCTCGCTGGCAACTACCTTAACGGTTCAATCCCTTCGGCATGGGGCTCCATGCAGCAGCTGGTCAACCT TTCCCTTTATGGAAACCGGGTAACGGGTTCTATCCCCAGAGCTCTTGCAAACATCACAACTCTCAAAAGCTT GACGGTTTCGTTCAATCAGCTTTATGGAAATCTTCCTCCAGAGCTTGGGAGTATGTCCTCCATAGAAACACT TTCACTCAGCTCGAATAATTTTACTGGGGAGCTACCTCCTTCATTTGCAAGCTTGACCTCATTGACAGATTT TCGGATCAGCGACAATCAATTTTCTGGACAGATTCCCAGTTATATTCAAAACTGGAAAAACCTCACTAAACT ATTTATTCAGGCAAGTGGTTTGAAGGGGCCGATTC CCCTTGATCTTTTGGGAAAGTTAACTGACTT GAGAATCAGTGACTTGAATGGATCTGACGTAACTTTTCCAATACCAATCATTAACGTATCACAATGGGAAATACT GATATTGAGGAATTGCAATCTTACTGGACCGCTACCCGATCAAATATTATTACCTGCCGACGGGAAAACGGAATTTAAAACCTT AGATCTCAGCTTCAACAGTCTAAGTGGAGTAATTCCAGAGAGCTTTTTACATCTAAATACTGTAGACCACAT ATACTTAACCCACAACTTGTTAACTGGACGAATACCTGCTTGGATACTGGAATCAAGAAAAAATAT CgatctttcatttaacaattttaCAATTGACAAATCGAACTTATCATCATCAAGTTGCAGTCAAAATAAAGATAGGCA TATCAACTTGTTCAAGAGCTCTTCGATGGGCAGTGAAAC CATTCTTTCGTGTTCGGCGACTAGCTTACCAGATTGTCCACAAA GGTCCACGGGGCTTCATATAAATTGCGGCGGTGGAAAAGTAACTGTTAATGAAGGTACTGTATATGATGCTGATACAGATAAAGGGGGACCTTCAAATTTCGCCGGCACACAAGGACAAGACTGGTCGTTTAGCAGCACTGGTCAATTCATGAGCCAAAAACAAGATTACATTTTGCAAAATTTGACCGAACTGATCTCTACGGACACGACCGATCCAAGACTGTACATGACAGCGCgctcttctcctctctctcttactTATTATGCCTTTTGTTTGGTAAGTGGGAATTACAGAGTAAGGCTCCATTTTGCGGAGATAGTGTTCACTGATGATGAAACGTACAGCAGCTTAGGAAGACGTATATTTGATGTTTACATTCAG GGAGAGCGAGTGCTGAAGGATTTCGATATTGTAAAAGCGGCAGGTGGGGTTCGTAAGCCAAATATACAAAGTTTTAATGCTGTCGTGACTAATAGTACCCTGGAGATTCGTTTCTACTGGGCTGGGAAGGGGACAACTGATATCCCGTCCCCAGGAGATTATGGTCCTCTTATTTCTGCCATTTCTGTGGATACCA ACCCTTCAGGCGGTATATCTGTAGGAGCAGTGGTTGGAATTATCGTTGCCGGAGCTTTTGtcataatattatttgttgtggCTATCCTCTGGTGGAAAGGCTGTCTAGGACAGAGATCAAGTGCTACTGATCATG ATTTAAGAGACCTAGACCTGAAAACTGGAACATTCACCTTAAGGCAAATCAAAACAGCCACAAACAACTTTGATGAGGCGAATAAAATTGGGGAAGGTGGTTTTGGTTCTGTTTATAAG GGCCTTCTGTCTGATGGCACCATGATGGCAGTCAAACAGCTTTCTTCCAAATCAAAGCAAGGAAATCGTGAGTTTTTGAATGAGATCGGCATGATTTCTGCTTTGCAACACCCTCATCTTGTAAAGCTCTATGGATGCTGTGTTGAAGGAAATCAATTGTTGCTGGTATACGAGTACATGGAAAATAATAGCCTTGCTCGTGCTTTGTTTG GGCCAGAAGAATATCAGTTGCAATTGGATTGGCCAACAAGACATAGGATTTGTGTTGGTATAGCAAGAGGTTTGGCATATCTCCATGAGGAATCAAGGTTGAAGATTGTCCATAGAGACATCAAGTCTACTAATGTCTTGCTTGATAAAAATCTCAACCCTAAGATATCCGACTTTGGTATGGCCAAGCTTGATGAAGAGGATAATACCCACATCAGCACCCGAATTGCTGGAACTTA TGGTTATATGGCACCTGAGTATGCGTTGCATGGTTATTTAACTGACAAAGCAGATGTTTACAGTTTTGGAATTGTTGCCTTGGAAATTGTCAGTGGGAAGACCAACACGAGTCACCGGC AAGGGGAATCTCTACTTCTTCTTGATTGG GCACTTGTTTTGAAAGAAAAGGGAAATTTGTTGGACTTGGCCGATCCAAGATTAGGCTCAAACTACAACAAGGAAGAGGTTATGCGCATGATTAATGTGGCTCTCCTATGCGCTAATGTTTCTGCATCAGTTAGGCCTACCATGTCCTCAGTGGTGAGCATGCTTGAGGGCAGTGCTGTTATTCCTGAGTTGGGTCCAAATTTAAGTACTGTagatgatgaaatgaaagtgaAGGCACTGTGGGATCATTTTCAAGACAAGAAAGAATCGAGTAGGCCCGGAAATAGCCAGACCCAAAGTACCGTATTAACGGATGACCAATTCACCGGTACTTCATCTACATCTGCCGTTGATCTATATCCAATCAATATGGATTCTAGTTATTTGGAGAGAAGAGTTTAG